A single window of Polaribacter sp. SA4-10 DNA harbors:
- the sufD gene encoding Fe-S cluster assembly protein SufD, producing MELKDKLLSSYVAFENDIDTNSDIHEIRSEAFQNFEDLGFPTKKLEAWKYTSLNSVLKQDYSLFPNKENSIQLADVQKYFIDDIDAYKLVFIDGKYSSFLSETTHDTFDVCLMSSALTKPKYKAVIENYFNKIAKKDNLTSLNTAFANEGAYIYIPRNVEVEKPIQIVNFTTGSEAATMLQPRNLIVVEQNAHVQIIERHQSLTSNPVLTNAVTEIFAAKDATVDLYKIQNDDNNASLVDNSYIEQKSNSVVSVHTFSFGGNITRNNLNFYQRGEHIDSILKGITIIEGKQHVDHHTLVHHIEPNCESHQDYKGIFNDRSTGVFNGKVIVDKEAQKTNAYQKNNNVLLSDKATINAKPQLEIFADDVKCSHGCTIGQLDDEALFYMQQRGIPEKEGRALLMFAFANTVLESVKIPEVKQRITKLIAEKLNVNIGFDL from the coding sequence ATGGAATTAAAAGATAAATTATTATCATCATACGTAGCGTTTGAAAACGATATAGACACCAATTCTGATATACATGAAATTCGTTCAGAAGCGTTTCAAAATTTTGAAGATTTAGGTTTTCCTACTAAGAAATTGGAAGCTTGGAAATACACTTCTTTAAACTCAGTTTTAAAGCAAGACTATAGCCTATTTCCTAATAAAGAGAATTCAATTCAATTAGCAGATGTACAAAAATATTTTATTGATGATATCGATGCATACAAGCTTGTTTTTATTGATGGAAAATACAGTTCTTTTCTATCGGAAACTACACATGACACTTTTGATGTTTGTTTAATGTCTTCGGCATTAACAAAACCAAAATACAAAGCTGTTATCGAAAACTATTTTAATAAAATAGCAAAAAAAGACAATTTAACCTCTTTAAATACTGCATTTGCAAACGAAGGAGCTTACATCTACATTCCTAGAAATGTTGAGGTAGAAAAGCCAATTCAGATTGTCAATTTTACCACAGGTTCTGAAGCTGCAACGATGTTACAACCAAGAAACTTAATTGTGGTTGAGCAAAATGCACATGTTCAAATTATAGAACGTCATCAAAGTTTAACTTCAAACCCTGTTTTAACAAATGCAGTTACTGAAATTTTTGCTGCAAAAGATGCTACTGTAGATCTTTATAAGATTCAGAATGATGATAACAATGCTTCATTAGTAGATAATTCTTATATAGAACAGAAATCGAATAGTGTGGTCTCTGTGCATACTTTTTCTTTCGGAGGAAATATCACTAGAAACAATTTAAACTTTTATCAAAGAGGAGAACACATCGACTCTATTTTAAAAGGAATTACAATTATTGAAGGAAAACAACATGTAGATCATCATACTTTGGTACATCATATAGAACCAAATTGTGAAAGTCATCAAGATTACAAAGGGATTTTTAACGATCGTTCTACAGGTGTTTTTAACGGTAAAGTTATTGTTGATAAGGAAGCTCAGAAAACAAATGCATATCAAAAAAACAACAATGTTTTATTGAGTGATAAAGCTACGATTAATGCAAAACCTCAACTAGAAATTTTTGCTGATGATGTAAAATGTTCTCATGGTTGTACCATTGGTCAATTAGATGATGAAGCATTATTTTACATGCAACAACGTGGAATTCCAGAAAAAGAAGGTAGAGCATTATTAATGTTTGCTTTTGCAAATACCGTTTTAGAAAGCGTTAAAATACCGGAAGTAAAACAACGAATTACTAAATTAATTGCAGAGAAATTAAATGTAAATATTGGTTTTGACCTATAA
- the sufC gene encoding Fe-S cluster assembly ATPase SufC has protein sequence MLKIENLQASIDNKSILKGLNLEVKAGEVHAIMGPNGAGKSTLANIIAGKDDYEISAGTIELNGEDISELAPEERAHNGVFLSFQYPVEIPGVSVTNFIKTAINQTRKAKGLEDMPAKDMLKMIREKSELLEIDRKFLSRSLNEGFSGGEKKRNEIFQMAMLEPKLAILDETDSGLDIDALRIVANGVNKLKSKDNAVIVITHYQRLLEYIVPDFVHVLYDGKIVKTGDASLALELEARGYDWIKEELVQ, from the coding sequence ATGTTAAAAATAGAAAATTTACAAGCAAGTATCGACAATAAATCAATCTTAAAAGGATTAAATTTAGAAGTAAAAGCTGGTGAAGTTCATGCAATTATGGGTCCTAACGGTGCTGGAAAAAGTACGTTGGCTAATATTATTGCCGGTAAAGATGATTACGAGATTAGTGCGGGAACTATTGAATTAAACGGTGAAGATATTAGCGAGCTAGCACCAGAAGAAAGAGCACACAATGGCGTGTTTTTATCTTTCCAATATCCTGTAGAAATTCCTGGAGTTTCTGTAACTAACTTTATAAAAACTGCAATAAACCAAACTCGTAAAGCAAAAGGTTTAGAAGACATGCCAGCAAAAGACATGTTAAAAATGATTCGTGAGAAATCTGAATTGTTAGAAATAGACCGTAAATTCTTATCCCGTTCTTTAAACGAAGGTTTTTCTGGAGGAGAAAAGAAGCGTAACGAAATATTTCAAATGGCAATGTTAGAGCCTAAATTAGCAATTCTTGATGAAACTGATTCTGGTTTAGATATTGATGCTTTGCGTATTGTTGCAAACGGCGTTAACAAACTAAAATCTAAAGACAATGCCGTAATTGTAATTACGCATTATCAACGTTTATTAGAATATATCGTGCCAGATTTTGTCCACGTTTTATACGATGGGAAAATCGTAAAAACTGGTGATGCTTCGCTAGCGCTTGAGTTAGAAGCAAGAGGATATGATTGGATTAAAGAGGAGTTAGTTCAGTAA
- the sufB gene encoding Fe-S cluster assembly protein SufB, with protein sequence MSKYTEDDLEQELKTKEYKYGFYTDIESETFAKGLSEDVVIAISKKKNEPQWMTDWRLEAYRVWEKMEEPEWANVHYTKPKFQDIAYYSAPKAKPKLNSLDEVDPELLDTFKRLGISLDEQKKLANVAVDIVIDSVSVATTFKKTLGEKGIIFMPISEAIQEHPELVKKYLGTVVPTTDNFYAALNSAVFSDGSFCYIPKGVRCPMELSTYFRINEGGTGQFERTLVVADKGSYVSYLEGCTAPSRDENQLHAAVVELVAMDDAEIKYSTVQNWYPGNKEGKGGVYNFVTKRGICENNAKISWTQVETGSAVTWKYPSCILKGNNSVGEFYSIAVTNNHQQADTGTKMIHLGKNTKSTIISKGISAGKSQNSYRGLVQISPRAENARNFSQCDSLLMGNDCGAHTFPYIEVKNKTAQVEHEATTSKIGEEQLFYCNQRGIDTEKAIALIVNGFSKEVLNNLPMEFAVEAQKLLEISLEGSVG encoded by the coding sequence ATGTCAAAATACACAGAAGACGATTTAGAACAAGAATTAAAAACCAAAGAATATAAGTATGGTTTTTATACAGATATAGAGAGTGAAACCTTTGCAAAAGGGTTAAGTGAAGATGTTGTAATTGCAATCTCTAAAAAGAAAAACGAGCCTCAATGGATGACTGATTGGCGTTTGGAAGCTTATAGAGTTTGGGAGAAAATGGAAGAGCCAGAATGGGCAAATGTTCATTATACAAAACCAAAATTTCAAGACATTGCTTACTATTCTGCTCCAAAAGCAAAACCGAAGTTAAATTCTTTGGATGAAGTAGACCCAGAATTATTGGATACTTTTAAGCGTTTAGGGATTTCATTAGATGAACAGAAAAAACTAGCAAATGTTGCTGTAGATATTGTAATAGATTCAGTTTCTGTTGCAACAACTTTTAAGAAAACATTAGGCGAAAAAGGTATTATTTTTATGCCTATTTCTGAGGCAATTCAAGAACATCCAGAATTAGTTAAAAAATATTTAGGAACTGTTGTACCAACTACAGACAACTTTTATGCAGCATTAAATTCAGCAGTTTTTTCAGATGGATCTTTTTGTTACATTCCAAAAGGTGTGCGTTGTCCAATGGAATTATCTACCTATTTTAGAATTAATGAAGGAGGAACAGGACAGTTTGAAAGAACGTTAGTTGTTGCAGATAAGGGTAGTTATGTTTCGTACTTAGAAGGTTGTACTGCGCCAAGTAGAGATGAAAATCAATTACATGCAGCCGTTGTAGAATTAGTTGCAATGGATGATGCAGAAATTAAATATTCTACCGTACAAAACTGGTATCCTGGAAATAAAGAAGGAAAAGGTGGTGTTTACAATTTTGTAACTAAAAGAGGTATTTGCGAGAATAATGCAAAAATTTCTTGGACACAAGTAGAAACTGGTTCTGCCGTAACTTGGAAATACCCTTCCTGTATTTTGAAAGGAAATAACTCTGTCGGTGAATTTTACTCAATTGCAGTAACAAACAATCACCAGCAAGCAGATACTGGAACAAAAATGATTCATTTGGGGAAAAACACCAAATCGACCATTATTTCTAAAGGTATTTCTGCAGGAAAATCACAAAACTCGTATAGAGGATTAGTACAGATAAGTCCAAGAGCAGAAAATGCACGTAACTTCTCTCAATGTGATTCTTTACTAATGGGAAATGATTGTGGTGCGCACACCTTCCCTTATATAGAAGTGAAGAATAAAACAGCACAAGTAGAACACGAAGCAACTACGAGTAAAATTGGTGAAGAACAATTGTTTTACTGTAATCAACGTGGAATAGATACTGAAAAAGCAATTGCATTAATTGTAAACGGATTTAGTAAAGAGGTTTTAAATAATTTACCAATGGAATTTGCTGTAGAAGCTCAAAAATTATTGGAAATTAGTTTAGAAGGAAGTGTTGGATAA
- a CDS encoding iron-sulfur cluster assembly accessory protein, giving the protein MIKVSDTAKKKVVELMTDDGFNAVTDYVRVGVKSGGCSGLSYDLTFDNKKEDSDKVFEENNVKIIVDKKSFLYLVGTTLEYSGGLNGKGFVFNNPNANRTCGCGESFSL; this is encoded by the coding sequence ATGATAAAAGTTTCAGACACAGCAAAGAAGAAAGTCGTAGAATTAATGACTGACGACGGCTTTAACGCGGTAACCGATTACGTAAGAGTTGGTGTTAAAAGTGGTGGTTGTTCGGGTTTGTCCTACGATTTAACTTTTGATAATAAGAAAGAAGATAGTGACAAAGTTTTTGAAGAGAATAATGTAAAAATTATTGTTGACAAAAAGAGTTTTTTATACTTAGTGGGAACAACTTTAGAATACTCTGGAGGTTTAAACGGGAAAGGGTTTGTTTTTAATAACCCAAACGCAAATAGAACTTGTGGATGTGGAGAAAGTTTTTCACTTTAA
- a CDS encoding cytochrome-c peroxidase, translated as MKKIHLFFLFCFLLMNCASNEEEVYTPIPYNLEIPTLFAAKLIAPIVPANNLLTEEGVALGKKLFFDRILSGDGSQSCASCHNPKKAFTDQQQFSAGIQGEFGKRNAMPLFNLAWNFDERFAWDGKEFGLEEQALEPVSNPIEMHADWKKVTQRIQQHPTYPNLFLQAFGTSKIDSIIITKAIAQFERTLISGNSKFDQFLRKEATLTPEEQNGFDVFMDEAKGDCFHCHGSNNNPLWTDNKFHNNGLDATFKDLGFGNVTGDPNDNGKFKSPSIRNLAFTAPYMHDGRFSTLEEVINHYSEGLKKSATIDPLMKNIDKGGVQLSTQDKTDLKAFLLALSDNDFINNPTFQQ; from the coding sequence ATGAAAAAAATACATCTATTTTTTCTTTTCTGTTTTCTTTTGATGAATTGCGCATCGAATGAAGAGGAGGTGTACACCCCAATTCCGTATAACTTAGAAATTCCAACTCTTTTTGCAGCAAAATTAATTGCTCCCATTGTACCTGCAAACAACCTTTTAACGGAAGAAGGAGTTGCTTTAGGAAAGAAATTATTTTTTGATCGTATTTTATCTGGGGATGGATCACAATCTTGTGCTTCTTGCCACAATCCAAAAAAAGCATTTACAGATCAACAACAATTTAGTGCCGGAATTCAAGGAGAATTTGGAAAAAGAAATGCCATGCCTTTATTTAATCTCGCATGGAATTTTGATGAACGTTTCGCTTGGGACGGAAAAGAATTTGGTCTAGAAGAACAGGCATTAGAACCAGTTTCAAATCCGATAGAAATGCATGCAGATTGGAAAAAAGTTACTCAAAGAATCCAACAACACCCAACCTATCCAAATTTATTTTTACAAGCTTTTGGTACTTCAAAAATAGATTCTATTATAATTACAAAAGCAATTGCTCAGTTTGAAAGAACACTTATTTCTGGCAATTCTAAATTCGATCAGTTCTTACGTAAAGAAGCAACCTTAACTCCTGAAGAGCAAAACGGATTTGATGTTTTTATGGACGAAGCAAAAGGAGATTGTTTTCATTGTCATGGAAGTAATAACAATCCGCTTTGGACAGATAATAAATTTCATAATAACGGATTAGATGCTACTTTTAAAGATTTAGGGTTTGGAAATGTTACAGGAGACCCTAATGATAATGGTAAATTTAAATCGCCTTCTATTCGCAATTTAGCTTTTACAGCACCTTACATGCATGATGGTCGGTTTTCAACTTTAGAAGAAGTTATCAATCATTATTCTGAAGGCTTAAAGAAATCAGCAACCATAGATCCTTTAATGAAGAATATAGATAAAGGTGGTGTGCAGTTATCAACTCAAGATAAAACAGATTTAAAAGCATTTCTACTCGCGCTTTCAGATAATGATTTCATCAATAATCCAACCTTTCAGCAGTAA
- a CDS encoding MbnP family protein, which translates to MKNILAFLCISIFMFSSCSSEDENITITLNFTHNWDGTPITNQDFDTLKFTNKNGEKISIEKLRYLISNISLLGLKNYHLINFTENSGTSFNISNLTNGTYTLSFRFGFSDEDNIDGVYQDLNSVSFNVPGMLGGGYHYMQFDGKYIDNKYEEAGFNYHSIRAVDRTYPDNLKFEDTSFEVNLGTVTISNNTEIEVKVNLAEWFKNPNTWDLNELNTVLMPNFEAQKTMSANGKGVFSLGEVSQ; encoded by the coding sequence ATGAAAAATATACTTGCTTTTTTATGCATCTCAATATTTATGTTTTCATCTTGCTCCAGCGAAGACGAAAACATAACTATTACCTTAAATTTTACTCATAATTGGGATGGAACACCAATTACCAATCAAGATTTTGACACGCTAAAATTTACAAACAAAAATGGAGAAAAAATAAGTATCGAGAAATTACGATATCTTATTTCAAATATTAGTTTGCTTGGCTTAAAAAACTATCATTTGATTAATTTTACTGAAAATTCTGGAACATCATTCAATATTTCAAACCTTACGAACGGGACTTATACACTTTCTTTTAGATTCGGTTTTTCAGACGAAGACAATATAGATGGCGTATATCAAGATTTAAATTCTGTTAGCTTTAACGTTCCTGGGATGTTAGGTGGCGGATATCATTACATGCAATTTGACGGAAAATATATAGACAACAAATACGAAGAAGCAGGCTTTAATTACCATAGTATTAGAGCGGTAGACAGAACATATCCAGATAATTTAAAATTTGAAGACACTTCTTTTGAAGTCAATTTAGGAACTGTAACAATTTCAAACAATACGGAGATTGAAGTTAAGGTAAACCTTGCAGAATGGTTTAAAAACCCAAATACATGGGATTTAAACGAGCTAAACACTGTTTTAATGCCTAACTTCGAAGCTCAAAAAACAATGAGTGCTAACGGGAAAGGTGTTTTTTCTCTTGGAGAAGTAAGTCAATAA
- a CDS encoding choice-of-anchor B family protein: MKKITFIFFLLTQIIFAQTPCIDGFAGEYPCNDYDLMSHISNATLGNLSTAGNDSWGWTDPDTQKEYALMGIDTGIVFIDISNPIEPIIIGTLSSSTVSSSWRDVKVYNSHAFIVSEANSHGMQVFDLRRLRNPSNAIIPFTADTTFTGFGSAHNIVINEESGYAYIVGASRSSTYGGGPIFINIQDPVNPVIEGGFAEGGYSHDAQVITYSGPDTDYTNKEILIGSNENEIVIADVTDKTNPIVISTISYSNVKYAHQGWFTDDLKYFILGDEQDELKIGNKTRSIIFDFTDLDNPVYHFDYFGNTNAIDHNGYVKDNVYYQANYTGGVRMIDVSNIATKSFSEIGFFDTYPNNDNADFNGVWNVYPYFPSGNIIVSDIDNGFFVIRKSGTLNVAPKKALTNFSVFPNPAKSQTTITIGNNKIIESVQVYSILGQKIIDKKNLKQPKYILKTAILNKGIYLIKINGKMTKKFIIE, translated from the coding sequence ATGAAAAAAATTACTTTTATTTTCTTTTTATTAACTCAAATTATATTTGCTCAAACTCCTTGTATAGATGGTTTTGCTGGCGAATATCCTTGTAATGATTACGACTTAATGTCTCACATTTCTAATGCTACTCTTGGCAATCTCTCAACGGCAGGTAATGATAGCTGGGGATGGACCGACCCTGATACACAAAAAGAATATGCTTTAATGGGTATAGATACCGGTATTGTTTTTATAGATATCAGCAATCCTATAGAACCCATCATTATAGGAACACTAAGCTCAAGTACCGTAAGTAGTTCTTGGAGAGATGTAAAGGTGTATAATTCTCACGCCTTTATTGTTAGCGAAGCTAATTCTCATGGCATGCAGGTTTTTGATTTAAGAAGACTAAGAAATCCTTCAAATGCAATAATACCTTTTACTGCAGACACCACTTTTACGGGGTTTGGAAGTGCGCATAATATCGTGATTAATGAAGAAAGTGGATATGCATATATCGTTGGGGCAAGCAGAAGCTCTACCTATGGGGGTGGTCCTATATTTATAAATATTCAAGATCCTGTCAACCCGGTTATTGAAGGCGGTTTTGCTGAGGGCGGTTACTCCCATGATGCACAGGTTATCACTTATAGCGGTCCAGATACAGACTATACCAACAAGGAAATTCTTATTGGAAGTAATGAAAATGAAATTGTAATTGCAGACGTAACGGATAAAACAAACCCTATCGTAATTTCTACCATAAGTTATTCTAATGTTAAATATGCACATCAAGGTTGGTTTACTGATGATCTAAAATATTTTATTTTAGGTGATGAACAAGATGAGTTAAAAATAGGAAACAAGACACGGTCTATTATTTTCGACTTTACAGATTTAGACAATCCAGTATATCATTTTGATTACTTCGGAAACACAAATGCTATAGATCATAATGGATATGTAAAAGACAATGTCTACTATCAAGCAAATTATACGGGTGGTGTGCGCATGATTGATGTGTCAAATATAGCAACTAAAAGTTTTTCAGAAATTGGTTTCTTTGATACCTACCCAAACAATGATAATGCGGACTTTAACGGTGTTTGGAATGTATACCCTTATTTTCCCAGCGGAAACATTATTGTTAGTGATATAGACAACGGTTTTTTTGTTATTCGAAAAAGTGGTACTTTAAATGTAGCGCCTAAAAAAGCACTAACAAATTTCTCTGTTTTTCCAAACCCTGCAAAATCTCAAACAACAATAACAATTGGAAATAATAAAATAATAGAAAGTGTTCAAGTATATTCTATTTTAGGCCAAAAAATAATTGATAAAAAAAATCTTAAGCAACCAAAATACATTTTAAAAACTGCTATTTTAAATAAAGGAATTTACCTTATTAAAATTAATGGTAAAATGACAAAGAAATTTATTATTGAATAA